A genomic segment from Glycine soja cultivar W05 chromosome 20, ASM419377v2, whole genome shotgun sequence encodes:
- the LOC114402784 gene encoding protein CHROMATIN REMODELING 19-like isoform X1, whose translation MKPELYEISDDEWENHSFKPSQVLKRPRTSSPPSPPPIESFAYTSNSKVDVSSENDDDSDCVEIAPESANFRDNLNDLEDADVDDEPVPASRGRRFVIDDDDEEDGEEENGGRDGHVAELYDVESSEEEEEDVDELNENDVVGRALHKCARISAELKGELFGSSGTACERYSEVESSSVRIVTQEDVDVACGSEEDSDFQPLLKPYQLVGVNFLLLLYRKGIGGAILADEMGLGKTVQAITYLTLLKHLHNDSGPHLIVCPASVLENWERELKRWCPSFSVLQYHGAGRAAYCKELNSLSKAGLPPPFNVLLVCYSLFERHSAQQKDDRKILKRWRWSCVIMDEAHALKDKNSFRWKNLMSVARNANQRLMLTGTPLQNDLHELWSLLEFMLPDIFASEDVDLKKLLNAEDRDLIGRMKSILGPFILRRLKSDVMQQLVPKIQQVEYVIMEKQQETAYKEAIEEYRAVSQARMAKCSDLNSKSVLEVLPRRQINNYFVQFRKIANHPLLIRRIYSDEDVIRFARKLHPMGAFGFECTLDRVIEELKNYNDFSIHRLLLHYGVNDRKGILPDKHVMLSAKCRALAELLPSLKEGGHRALIFSQWTSMLDILEWTLDVIGLTYKRLDGSTQVAERQTIVDTFNNDTSIFACLLSTRAGGQGLNLTGADTVVIHDMDFNPQIDRQAEDRCHRIGQTKPVTIHRLVTKGTVDENVYEIAKRKLVLDAAVLESMEEINEGELPEKTMGEILSAILLS comes from the exons ATGAAGCCAGAGTTGTACGAAATCTCCGACGACGAATGGGAGAACCACTCCTTCAAACCCTCGCAAGTTCTGAAGCGGCCTCGCACTTCGTCTCCTCCTTCTCCGCCACCCATCGAATCCTTCGCTTACACCTCCAACTCCAAGGTCGACGTTTCAAGCGAAAACGACGACGACAGCGATTGCGTCGAAATCGCGCCGGAATCCGCTAATTTCCGCGACAATCTCAACGACCTCGAGGACGCTGACGTGGACGACGAACCGGTACCGGCGTCCCGCGGCCGGAGGTTCGTAATCGACGACGACGACGAGGAAGACGGTGAGGAGGAGAACGGGGGAAGGGATGGACACGTGGCGGAATTGTATGATGTTGAGTCGAGcgaggaggaagaggaagacgTTGATGAATTGAACGAGAACGACGTTGTTGGAAGGGCTTTGCACAAGTGCGCGCGAATCTCCGCAGAGTTGAAGGGCGAACTCTTCGGTTCCTCCGGGACCGCGTGCGAGAGGTATTCCGAGGTGGAATCTTCGTCAGTGAGGATTGTGACTCAG GAGGATGTTGACGTTGCGTGCGGGTCTGAGGAGGATTCGGATTTTCAGCCTCTGCTCAAGCCGTATCAGTTGGTTGGCGTCAATTTTTTGCTTCTCTTGTATCGGAAGGGGATTGGAGGAG CCATATTGGCAGATGAAATGGGTCTTGGCAAAACAGTTCAG GCCATCACATATTTAACTTTGCTGAAACACTTGCACAATGATTCTGGTCCACATCTTATAGTATGTCCTGCTTCTGTTCTGGAAAACTGGGAAAGGGAATTAAAAAGGTGGTGTCCATCCTTTTCTGTTCTTCAATACCATGGGGCCGGACGTGCAGCTTACTGCAAGGAGTTGAACTCCCTGTCCAAGGCGGGATTGCCTCCTCCATTTAATGTTCTTCTTGTGTGTTATTCACTTTTCGAACGACACAG TGCACAGCAGAAAGATGATCGCAAAATCCTGAAGCGGTGGAGGTGGAGCTGTGTGATAATGGATGAGGCACATGCTTTGAAGGACAAAAATAGCTTTAGGTGGAAAAATCTGATGTCTGTTGCAAGAAATGCGAACCAACGCTTGATGCTGACAGGGACACCACTTCAGAATGATCTGCAT GAGTTATGGTCATTGTTGGAGTTTATGCTGCCTGATATTTTTGCTTCTGAAGATGTTGACCtgaaaaagttattaaatgCAGAAGATAGAGATTTAATTGGTCGTATGAAGTCCATCTTAGGGCCATTTATTTTACGGCGACTGAAATCTGATGTGATGCAACAACTTGTTCCAAAAATACAGCAG GTTGAATATGTTATAATGGAAAAGCAGCAGGAAACTGCTTACAAGGAAGCCATTGAAGAGTATCGTGCTGTGTCACAAGCTCGGATGGCAAAATGTTCTGATCTTAATTCAAAAAGTGTTCTTGAAGTTCTTCCTCGACGACAGATAAACAACTATTTTGTTCAGTTTCGCAAG ATAGCAAACCATCCCTTGTTAATAAGGCGAATCTACAGTGACGAGGATGTCATTCGCTTTGCTAGGAAGCTACATCCGATGGGtgcttttggttttgaatgtactTTGGACAGAGTTATAGAGGAGCTTAAAAACTACAATGACTTCTCTATTCACCGG cTTTTACTTCATTATGGTGTCAATGATAGAAAGGGGATCCTTCCAGATAAGCATGTTATGCTTTCTGCAAAATGTCGG GCCTTAGCAGAACTTCTTCCTTCACTAAAGGAGGGTGGTCATCGAGCCTTGATCTTTAGTCAATGGACTTCAATGCTTGACATATTGGAGTGGACTTTGGATGTCATTGGATTGACCTATAAACGGCTTGATGGAAG TACACAGGTAGCGGAGAGGCAAACAATAGTTGATACGTTCAATAACGATACTTCAATTTTTGCATGCTTACTTTCCACAAGAGCTGGTGGACAGGGCTTAAATTTAACAGGAGCTGATACAGTTGTAATTCATGACATGGATTTTAACCCACAGATTGATAGACAAGCCGAAGATCGTTGCCATCGAATTGGTCAAACAAAGCCTGTAACCATACATCg GCTGGTGACAAAGGGAACGGTTGATGAAAATGTGTACGAGATTGCAAAAAGAAAGCTAGTATTAGATGCTGCTGTTCTCGAGTCCATGGAGGAGATTAATGAAGGTGAATTGCCCGAGAAGACCATGGGAGAGATATTGTCTGCAATTTTATTGAGTTAA
- the LOC114402784 gene encoding protein CHROMATIN REMODELING 19-like isoform X3, translated as MKPELYEISDDEWENHSFKPSQVLKRPRTSSPPSPPPIESFAYTSNSKVDVSSENDDDSDCVEIAPESANFRDNLNDLEDADVDDEPVPASRGRRFVIDDDDEEDGEEENGGRDGHVAELYDVESSEEEEEDVDELNENDVVGRALHKCARISAELKGELFGSSGTACERYSEVESSSVRIVTQEDVDVACGSEEDSDFQPLLKPYQLVGVNFLLLLYRKGIGGAILADEMGLGKTVQAITYLTLLKHLHNDSGPHLIVCPASVLENWERELKRWCPSFSVLQYHGAGRAAYCKELNSLSKAGLPPPFNVLLVCYSLFERHSAQQKDDRKILKRWRWSCVIMDEAHALKDKNSFRWKNLMSVARNANQRLMLTGTPLQNDLHELWSLLEFMLPDIFASEDVDLKKLLNAEDRDLIGRMKSILGPFILRRLKSDVMQQLVPKIQQVEYVIMEKQQETAYKEAIEEYRAVSQARMAKCSDLNSKSVLEVLPRRQINNYFVQFRKIANHPLLIRRIYSDEDVIRFARKLHPMGAFGFECTLDRVIEELKNYNDFSIHRLLLHYGVNDRKGILPDKHVMLSAKCRALAELLPSLKEGGHRALIFSQWTSMLDILEWTLDVIGLTYKRLDGRLIDKPKIVAIELVKQSL; from the exons ATGAAGCCAGAGTTGTACGAAATCTCCGACGACGAATGGGAGAACCACTCCTTCAAACCCTCGCAAGTTCTGAAGCGGCCTCGCACTTCGTCTCCTCCTTCTCCGCCACCCATCGAATCCTTCGCTTACACCTCCAACTCCAAGGTCGACGTTTCAAGCGAAAACGACGACGACAGCGATTGCGTCGAAATCGCGCCGGAATCCGCTAATTTCCGCGACAATCTCAACGACCTCGAGGACGCTGACGTGGACGACGAACCGGTACCGGCGTCCCGCGGCCGGAGGTTCGTAATCGACGACGACGACGAGGAAGACGGTGAGGAGGAGAACGGGGGAAGGGATGGACACGTGGCGGAATTGTATGATGTTGAGTCGAGcgaggaggaagaggaagacgTTGATGAATTGAACGAGAACGACGTTGTTGGAAGGGCTTTGCACAAGTGCGCGCGAATCTCCGCAGAGTTGAAGGGCGAACTCTTCGGTTCCTCCGGGACCGCGTGCGAGAGGTATTCCGAGGTGGAATCTTCGTCAGTGAGGATTGTGACTCAG GAGGATGTTGACGTTGCGTGCGGGTCTGAGGAGGATTCGGATTTTCAGCCTCTGCTCAAGCCGTATCAGTTGGTTGGCGTCAATTTTTTGCTTCTCTTGTATCGGAAGGGGATTGGAGGAG CCATATTGGCAGATGAAATGGGTCTTGGCAAAACAGTTCAG GCCATCACATATTTAACTTTGCTGAAACACTTGCACAATGATTCTGGTCCACATCTTATAGTATGTCCTGCTTCTGTTCTGGAAAACTGGGAAAGGGAATTAAAAAGGTGGTGTCCATCCTTTTCTGTTCTTCAATACCATGGGGCCGGACGTGCAGCTTACTGCAAGGAGTTGAACTCCCTGTCCAAGGCGGGATTGCCTCCTCCATTTAATGTTCTTCTTGTGTGTTATTCACTTTTCGAACGACACAG TGCACAGCAGAAAGATGATCGCAAAATCCTGAAGCGGTGGAGGTGGAGCTGTGTGATAATGGATGAGGCACATGCTTTGAAGGACAAAAATAGCTTTAGGTGGAAAAATCTGATGTCTGTTGCAAGAAATGCGAACCAACGCTTGATGCTGACAGGGACACCACTTCAGAATGATCTGCAT GAGTTATGGTCATTGTTGGAGTTTATGCTGCCTGATATTTTTGCTTCTGAAGATGTTGACCtgaaaaagttattaaatgCAGAAGATAGAGATTTAATTGGTCGTATGAAGTCCATCTTAGGGCCATTTATTTTACGGCGACTGAAATCTGATGTGATGCAACAACTTGTTCCAAAAATACAGCAG GTTGAATATGTTATAATGGAAAAGCAGCAGGAAACTGCTTACAAGGAAGCCATTGAAGAGTATCGTGCTGTGTCACAAGCTCGGATGGCAAAATGTTCTGATCTTAATTCAAAAAGTGTTCTTGAAGTTCTTCCTCGACGACAGATAAACAACTATTTTGTTCAGTTTCGCAAG ATAGCAAACCATCCCTTGTTAATAAGGCGAATCTACAGTGACGAGGATGTCATTCGCTTTGCTAGGAAGCTACATCCGATGGGtgcttttggttttgaatgtactTTGGACAGAGTTATAGAGGAGCTTAAAAACTACAATGACTTCTCTATTCACCGG cTTTTACTTCATTATGGTGTCAATGATAGAAAGGGGATCCTTCCAGATAAGCATGTTATGCTTTCTGCAAAATGTCGG GCCTTAGCAGAACTTCTTCCTTCACTAAAGGAGGGTGGTCATCGAGCCTTGATCTTTAGTCAATGGACTTCAATGCTTGACATATTGGAGTGGACTTTGGATGTCATTGGATTGACCTATAAACGGCTTGATGGAAG ATTGATAGACAAGCCGAAGATCGTTGCCATCGAATTGGTCAAACAAAGCCTGTAA
- the LOC114402784 gene encoding protein CHROMATIN REMODELING 19-like isoform X2 — translation MKPELYEISDDEWENHSFKPSQVLKRPRTSSPPSPPPIESFAYTSNSKVDVSSENDDDSDCVEIAPESANFRDNLNDLEDADVDDEPVPASRGRRFVIDDDDEEDGEEENGGRDGHVAELYDVESSEEEEEDVDELNENDVVGRALHKCARISAELKGELFGSSGTACERYSEVESSSVRIVTQEDVDVACGSEEDSDFQPLLKPYQLVGVNFLLLLYRKGIGGAILADEMGLGKTVQAITYLTLLKHLHNDSGPHLIVCPASVLENWERELKRWCPSFSVLQYHGAGRAAYCKELNSLSKAGLPPPFNVLLVCYSLFERHSAQQKDDRKILKRWRWSCVIMDEAHALKDKNSFRWKNLMSVARNANQRLMLTGTPLQNDLHELWSLLEFMLPDIFASEDVDLKKLLNAEDRDLIGRMKSILGPFILRRLKSDVMQQLVPKIQQVEYVIMEKQQETAYKEAIEEYRAVSQARMAKCSDLNSKSVLEVLPRRQINNYFVQFRKIANHPLLIRRIYSDEDVIRFARKLHPMGAFGFECTLDRVIEELKNYNDFSIHRLLLHYGVNDRKGILPDKHVMLSAKCRALAELLPSLKEGGHRALIFSQWTSMLDILEWTLDVIGLTYKRLDGRIILVSTSTNKEKVKSSMIMI, via the exons ATGAAGCCAGAGTTGTACGAAATCTCCGACGACGAATGGGAGAACCACTCCTTCAAACCCTCGCAAGTTCTGAAGCGGCCTCGCACTTCGTCTCCTCCTTCTCCGCCACCCATCGAATCCTTCGCTTACACCTCCAACTCCAAGGTCGACGTTTCAAGCGAAAACGACGACGACAGCGATTGCGTCGAAATCGCGCCGGAATCCGCTAATTTCCGCGACAATCTCAACGACCTCGAGGACGCTGACGTGGACGACGAACCGGTACCGGCGTCCCGCGGCCGGAGGTTCGTAATCGACGACGACGACGAGGAAGACGGTGAGGAGGAGAACGGGGGAAGGGATGGACACGTGGCGGAATTGTATGATGTTGAGTCGAGcgaggaggaagaggaagacgTTGATGAATTGAACGAGAACGACGTTGTTGGAAGGGCTTTGCACAAGTGCGCGCGAATCTCCGCAGAGTTGAAGGGCGAACTCTTCGGTTCCTCCGGGACCGCGTGCGAGAGGTATTCCGAGGTGGAATCTTCGTCAGTGAGGATTGTGACTCAG GAGGATGTTGACGTTGCGTGCGGGTCTGAGGAGGATTCGGATTTTCAGCCTCTGCTCAAGCCGTATCAGTTGGTTGGCGTCAATTTTTTGCTTCTCTTGTATCGGAAGGGGATTGGAGGAG CCATATTGGCAGATGAAATGGGTCTTGGCAAAACAGTTCAG GCCATCACATATTTAACTTTGCTGAAACACTTGCACAATGATTCTGGTCCACATCTTATAGTATGTCCTGCTTCTGTTCTGGAAAACTGGGAAAGGGAATTAAAAAGGTGGTGTCCATCCTTTTCTGTTCTTCAATACCATGGGGCCGGACGTGCAGCTTACTGCAAGGAGTTGAACTCCCTGTCCAAGGCGGGATTGCCTCCTCCATTTAATGTTCTTCTTGTGTGTTATTCACTTTTCGAACGACACAG TGCACAGCAGAAAGATGATCGCAAAATCCTGAAGCGGTGGAGGTGGAGCTGTGTGATAATGGATGAGGCACATGCTTTGAAGGACAAAAATAGCTTTAGGTGGAAAAATCTGATGTCTGTTGCAAGAAATGCGAACCAACGCTTGATGCTGACAGGGACACCACTTCAGAATGATCTGCAT GAGTTATGGTCATTGTTGGAGTTTATGCTGCCTGATATTTTTGCTTCTGAAGATGTTGACCtgaaaaagttattaaatgCAGAAGATAGAGATTTAATTGGTCGTATGAAGTCCATCTTAGGGCCATTTATTTTACGGCGACTGAAATCTGATGTGATGCAACAACTTGTTCCAAAAATACAGCAG GTTGAATATGTTATAATGGAAAAGCAGCAGGAAACTGCTTACAAGGAAGCCATTGAAGAGTATCGTGCTGTGTCACAAGCTCGGATGGCAAAATGTTCTGATCTTAATTCAAAAAGTGTTCTTGAAGTTCTTCCTCGACGACAGATAAACAACTATTTTGTTCAGTTTCGCAAG ATAGCAAACCATCCCTTGTTAATAAGGCGAATCTACAGTGACGAGGATGTCATTCGCTTTGCTAGGAAGCTACATCCGATGGGtgcttttggttttgaatgtactTTGGACAGAGTTATAGAGGAGCTTAAAAACTACAATGACTTCTCTATTCACCGG cTTTTACTTCATTATGGTGTCAATGATAGAAAGGGGATCCTTCCAGATAAGCATGTTATGCTTTCTGCAAAATGTCGG GCCTTAGCAGAACTTCTTCCTTCACTAAAGGAGGGTGGTCATCGAGCCTTGATCTTTAGTCAATGGACTTCAATGCTTGACATATTGGAGTGGACTTTGGATGTCATTGGATTGACCTATAAACGGCTTGATGGAAG GATTATTTTGGTCAGCACTTCAACAAACAAGGAGAAAGTTAAGTCATCTATGATAATGATATGA
- the LOC114402492 gene encoding peptidyl-prolyl cis-trans isomerase CYP21-4-like, translating to MGRIKPQALLQQSKRKKGPSRISATIVTFYALILVMLVFILFVTYRHWSNRTRLQPESYISVSEDENTSVESKKSDLPGYAVVITSKGSIIVELYKESAPEVVDEFIDLCQKGHFKGMLFHQVIKHYIIQAGHNKGPGATEDWNLLGKKYASMRHEAFMLGTSKGKYFNKGFDLFITTAPIPDLNEKLIVFGRVIKGQDIVQEIEEVDTDEHYQPKLTIGILDVALKQIV from the exons ATGGGGAGGATCAAACCTCAGGCTCTGCTACAGCAAAGCAAAAGGAAGAAGGGGCCTTCTCGCATAAGTGCCACCATTGTTACATTCTATGCATTGATTCTTGTCATGCTTGTGTTTATCCTGTTTGTTACATACAGACATTGGTCCAACAG GACAAGACTTCAACCAGAGAGCTATATATCAGTCTCTGAG GATGAAAATACATCTGTGGAATCCAAAAAATCTGATCTACCTGGATATGCT GTTGTAATTACCTCTAAAGGTTCTATTATAGTAGAACTTTACAAGGAAAGTGCTCCTGAAGTTGTTGATGAATTCATAGATTTATG TCAAAAAGGGCACTTCAAGGGGATGCTTTTTCACCAAGTAATTAAACACTATATAATTCAGGCAGGTCATAACAAAGGGCCTGGAGCTACTGAAGATTGGAACCTGTTAGGAAAGAAATACgcaag TATGAGACACGAAGCATTCATGCTCGGAACATCGAAGGGAAAATACTTTAACAAAGGATTTGATCTTTTCATCACAACTGCACCAATACCAGATTTAAATGAAAAGCTTATTGTGTTTGGCCGAGTCATCAAGGGACAGGATATTGTTCAG GAAATTGAAGAAGTGGATACAGATGAACATTACCAACCAAAACTTACTATTGGGATACTTGATGTGGCTCTTAAACAGATAGTGTGA
- the LOC114402488 gene encoding histone-lysine N-methyltransferase family member SUVH9-like: MNSLFSPENLPPPPGIPIPATIAAASTTTPNPILIPKLEPFDEWLNTHTPQQQQQSQDPNSSNGSLDLDLKLFGDETPEDFSGDPNLLSDFNRLSQLFRTAFSNNNAVPDPITQGIQQLGNDAVSNPFAKPPQNETTVVPPPSFQNGTVSDPGMLLQQQQQYPNGAVSDPDSRAIVPVPEDGRSSSVAVTTPRQPRRCKELVRLMDVGGPEQRHFRDVVRRTRMLYDSLRVLATVEDEGRVDARRGRSDLRASAVMRNCGLWLNRDKRIVGAIPGVCIGDVFLYRMELCVVGLHGQPQAGIDYLPASMSSNGEPIATSVIVSGGYEDDVDEGDVIIYSGHGGQDKHSRQVFHQKLEGGNLAMERSMHYGIEVRVIRGVRYEGAASATGRLYVYDGLYRIHECWFDVGKSGFGVYKYKLCRIDGQAKMGTVVMKEALMLRKDPLSFKPMCCLSLDVSNRKENVAIRLFNDIDRNYDPLQYEYLVKTNFPQFVFHQSGRGTGCECVDGCVEGCFCAMKNGGDFPYNQSGILLRGKPLVFECGPFCHCPPHCRNRVTQKGLKNRLEVFRSRETGWGVRSLDLIQAGAFICEYTGVVLTRDQAQLLTMNGDSLIYPNRFTDRWAEWGDLSMIDSNYVRPSYPSIPPLDFAMDVSRMRNVACYMSHSSTPNVLVQFVLYDHNNLMFPHLMLFAMESIPPMRELSLDYGVADEWTGKLSIGN, from the coding sequence ATGAATTCTCTCTTTTCGCCGGAAAACCTTCCTCCACCACCGGGAATCCCAATCCCCGCCACAATTGCCGCCGCCAGCACCACCACCCCAAACCCAATTCTAATCCCAAAGCTGGAACCTTTCGATGAATGGCTCAACACCCACACAccccaacaacagcaacaatcTCAGGACCCCAATTCTTCAAATGGGTCCCTCGACCTCGACCTTAAGCTCTTCGGCGACGAAACCCCCGAAGATTTCTCCGGCGACCCTAACTTGCTCTCCGACTTCAACCGTCTCTCTCAGCTTTTCAGAACCGCTTTCTCCAACAACAACGCCGTTCCCGACCCCATCACCCAAGGGATCCAGCAGCTCGGAAACGACGCCGTTTCCAACCCCTTTGCCAAACCCCCCCAAAACGAAACCACCGTGGTTCCACCGCCGAGCTTCCAAAACGGCACCGTTTCGGACCCCGGGATGCTgctgcagcagcagcagcagtatCCGAACGGCGCCGTTTCAGACCCAGATTCGCGGGCAATTGTGCCGGTCCCGGAGGACGGGCGGTCCTCCTCGGTGGCGGTCACCACGCCGCGGCAGCCGCGGCGCTGCAAAGAGCTGGTCCGCCTGATGGATGTCGGCGGGCCGGAGCAGCGTCACTTCCGGGACGTGGTCCGGCGGACGAGGATGCTTTACGACTCCCTTCGCGTCCTGGCGACGGTGGAGGACGAGGGCCGGGTGGATGCCCGGCGGGGGCGCAGCGATTTGCGTGCCTCGGCGGTGATGAGGAACTGTGGCCTGTGGCTGAACCGTGACAAGAGAATTGTTGGTGCAATTCCCGGTGTCTGCATTGGTGATGTGTTCCTTTATAGGATGGAGTTGTGTGTTGTTGGCCTTCATGGTCAGCCTCAGGCTGGGATTGATTATCTCCCTGCCAGCATGAGTTCCAATGGTGAACCAATTGCCACTAGTGTCATTGTTTCTGGTGGTTATGAGGATGATGTTGATGAGGGTGATGTTATCATTTACTCTGGCCACGGTGGCCAGGACAAGCATTCTAGGCAGGTTTTCCACCAGAAGCTTGAGGGGGGAAATCTTGCAATGGAGAGGAGTATGCACTATGGGATTGAGGTCAGGGTTATTCGTGGGGTGCGGTATGAGGGTGCTGCCTCTGCTACCGGGAGGTTGTATGTGTATGATGGGTTGTATAGGATTCATGAGTGCTGGTTTGATGTGGGGAAGTCGGGTTTCGGGGTTTATAAGTATAAGCTGTGTAGGATTGATGGGCAGGCTAAGATGGGGACTGTGGTGATGAAGGAGGCGCTTATGCTTAGGAAGGATCCCTTGAGTTTCAAACCCATGTGTTGTTTGTCTCTTGATGTTTCGAATAGGAAGGAAAATGTGGCCATTCGGCTTTTTAACGACATTGATCGTAACTATGACCCTCTGCAGTATGAGTATCTTGTGAAGACAAATTTTCCGCAGTTTGTCTTTCATCAGAGTGGGAGGGGGACGGGTTGTGAGTGTGTGGATGGGTGTGTTGAGGGGTGCTTTTGTGCTATGAAGAATGGAGGGGATTTTCCTTATAATCAGAGTGGGATTCTCTTGAGAGGGAAGCCTTTGGTTTTTGAGTGTGGCCCGTTTTGTCATTGTCCTCCTCATTGTCGAAACCGTGTCACGCAGAAGGGGTTGAAAAATAGGTTGGAAGTGTTTAGATCTAGGGAAACTGGTTGGGGAGTTAGGTCCTTGGACCTTATTCAAGCTGGTGCTTTTATATGTGAGTACACGGGGGTTGTTCTCACTAGGGATCAAGCACAGCTTTTGACAATGAATGGTGATTCGTTGATATATCCGAATCGGTTTACTGATAGGTGGGCAGAATGGGGGGACTTATCTATGATTGACTCCAATTATGTGCGTCCATCGTATCCGTCAATACCTCCTTTGGATTTTGCTATGGATGTGTCAAGAATGAGGAATGTTGCTTGCTATATGAGTCATAGTTCGACTCCCAATGTGTTGGTTCAGTTTGTTCTCTATGATCACAATAATTTGATGTTCCCTCACCTTATGCTATTTGCGATGGAGAGCATCCCTCCGATGAGAGAGCTCAGCCTTGATTATGGGGTAGCTGATGAGTGGACAGGAAAGCTCTCTATAGGTAACTGA